Sequence from the Plasmodium yoelii strain 17X genome assembly, chromosome: 10 genome:
GTTAGAATAAACTGCATATGTAATTCCCTTTGAACATGTAACATATTCATGTAATATTCTATTTGAGGAAAGCAttgcattattttattattattattttttaatataaaaattttaatatatttatcgtCTTATAGTCATATATGTGAATAAAGTCATTGATTGATACACACGCACACTAAATCgtatatatattgataattttatttcgtgatatatatgtattgtcAAAAAATTATTAGTTGTTTAgatctttatttaataaaatatatgttttgattcttttattataattttaaagaaaacacatattttgttcattttgtagtggataatattattacatatattatgcTGTATATACacacttattttataaacgTTGGAAAATTGAaggaattattttattttgtgtttTTCGTATAATAAGAAAATGTTTTTTCGATATTTTTAAGCACTTTATGatgaattataaaatatagatatattacaatattcaatttattattttcaatatattaaacgtatatgaaataatattaaaataagcGATAAAGGAGATCATAATACAATTCCCTTATGTGTTTAATGAATAAAGCATGTATAATccttcaaataatttaaacaatatattatgttttagCAAttgcaatattttttttaaagaaatatataggatgtaaaaaattagcacaatatatatatcatttgatgaaataaattattaagcaaataacaaaaagggtattattaatttttttagacCATTCCGTTTTTTAACGTCTCTCAtttgtctatttttttataagttaATTTTCATACTTTTTAGTTgtccattttttaatatttcttcTGGAAAACAATTGgttattttacaaaaaaaaacatagcatataattttagtgtgtatttttttactagggatatataatatagtagtAAACCAAAAActgttttttaaatattaaaattaccaaaatatatatatttatgatttttacatattttttatgagcataaataagtattatttAACCCTGGAAGTTcttattacatatttttattttaaaaagataaattatatattaaaaaaaatataatataataataatcaataaaacATTCCTACATTATTGTATTCCTTTACATTTCAATGTTATTTCATTGacaaaaatattacattatTTGGTATAAAACtactatttaaaaatatgtattgtggaaaattataatacatgtaaaaaatgatactaaaataaaaattcccGGTTTTGCAAAATAAGTAGTATAAACATCGTGAACtatagaaaaaatacaaatataaaaaaaaaagttaacaTATTCGTTCTAGAAGGGAAAAAAGGTGCCTCAATgataaatcatattatacaCTAGGTGGAATTAATCGGCCTCTATAAATTACATATATActgtaataaaataaaaataagtgaataaataacaaaggaaaaaaaaaaaaaattatacaatgttcaaataatataaaaacaatctTTAATCTATTTATTACATATTAAAAGATAAGAAATTAATTATACATGTATTAAATGAAAACAATAAGTAGAAAAATGAACAGTAATTAACAGTAAAAATTttaagaagaaaatatattatatttataagataTGTAAAAAAGAAGGAATAAAAAGGAAaccaaattatttatataaaaaagtgAGTAATTATGTTATGTGATAAAGAATAAGAAATTactcaaaaaaaattgttaaatatCATATTAAtgcattatataatatatattaccatgacaatttatgaatatatatacatatatatttaaagccAAGACGAAATTATTCCTTTTACATCCATACATTGGCTGAGGGAATAAAGAGAATAAGCTACCTTTACAAAGgggaattatatatatatatatatatacatacatacttttttaagtataaacttttaatatattttttatcttttaagCGAATAATGAAAATGGGGGGAGGAAATAAGATTGGATTTTACAAAGGAAATGACATTGCGACATTGGAGAAACAATATGAACATTCCTTGGAACATAATACACAggaattaataatttatttcgggatgaaattaaaaaaagaaaagaaaagaaTGGATGAACTGTTTAAATGGACATTATATGAAAACATTTTAAAGGCAGCAATGGAATTAAATTTATGCGAATATATAGATacttattataataaactaaaGGATAAGTTTAGTATACTAAAtggtaaaaaattaaatatacttAAAGGAATGGTTTATGAagtaaaagataaaaaaaaagaagccCTAGacatatataaacaatatttaaacAAATACCCATGTGATGTTACAATAAGAGCAAGAATAATAAGTCTAAAAAAATCCGAAGAAAaagatacaaataaaattatacaattATTAAATGACAATTTAAAAGAATTTCCAGTGGATATAGAATCGTGGCATGAATTAGgggaaatttatttatctgAATGTTTATATAACTATTCCATATATTGCTTTGaagaaatattattacataaGCCCAccaatttatattatatattaacatgTGCTGAAATACATTATTCAATTAACCAGTTTGAGATGAGtagtaaatatt
This genomic interval carries:
- a CDS encoding ER membrane protein complex subunit 2, putative encodes the protein MKMGGGNKIGFYKGNDIATLEKQYEHSLEHNTQELIIYFGMKLKKEKKRMDELFKWTLYENILKAAMELNLCEYIDTYYNKLKDKFSILNGKKLNILKGMVYEVKDKKKEALDIYKQYLNKYPCDVTIRARIISLKKSEEKDTNKIIQLLNDNLKEFPVDIESWHELGEIYLSECLYNYSIYCFEEILLHKPTNLYYILTCAEIHYSINQFEMSSKYFCLAIKLQSNNLRGLWGIVMVNVARYTQRGPKIVNDNVDIILTRRCLDRLDNLYNKMKVNFIYKNTILNYLNELKDIFK